Proteins encoded together in one Lathyrus oleraceus cultivar Zhongwan6 chromosome 5, CAAS_Psat_ZW6_1.0, whole genome shotgun sequence window:
- the LOC127084559 gene encoding uncharacterized protein LOC127084559 has product MGACATFSPWTYEDDLLLKNSVESGASLEALAKGAVQFSQKYSIGEIKERWHSIVFDADVSSEASAAMIRLKEQDIVSVKRKPVRARDSYYAMCKRMRKEAQTSMDFNFLVEPENDIYAVNGDVSLALNCVPEGSTWNQFPNHDPANYGLPENIIDADVAINGVTDQAFYTGVDDTLGENFFIGQNHMPVEDHQIIEGNQIIEDNVPLNGAAEEMGIPLEIDIEKFIRDEDVEEISLSSFQQINNDPANLCSEFDEDCLFDSSELECGDSFDDLQLSSLPDIPDIPDWRTEEHDGIPCHGSKDSTACEDGYLKELSNDLLTFTGEEELYLMDYVGKDGIGKSYYDGLSSLLVSSPIDGSSDQIPETDGAELLLTLPEEVKNPCVSHRTKVDDNAGTVETDLLAAFDAHVNDLSASCRARAEVDDNTVSKPNGVQVVHKSEFEMPTSASAKYPQFPELVNGVIFCRTNTEDPEVPSNDDVFLPFNEPPPTIFCSSEPAVTKSNKPVPSSVNDCGFRASRRGKVLMQVEQKNSIGAHVPSQTTGARGNPGPACGSKINCELSNNHSSHTLSRSAVIASRGLGGSNSLTNKTHATLHANPNEKLVNVSSVKHLSNNVTSLSHERPALGKGFMNHVQPNGSCLEQEQNVALPVEDNKLQHAEMGSTEVLRSELVVIPEKLDEEEQFIESDDDIPYYSDIEAMILDMDLEPDVQDLYENEEVSRYQHEETKRTIVRLEQGVHSCTQRAMASHGALALLYSRHSNYYIKKTEVLLGRATEGVHVDIDLGKGGGTNLISRRQAIIKMDKDGSFYIKNIGKSSMLVNNRELHTDQSQRLLSHHLVELKGMQLIFEINQSCMKQ; this is encoded by the exons ATGGGAGCTTGTGCTACATTTTCTCCGTGGACTTATGAAGACGATCTTTTACTCAAGAACTCCGTTGAG AGCGGTGCTTCGTTGGAGGCACTTGCGAAAGGTGCGGTGCAGTTTTCTCAAAAATATAGTATTGGGGAAATAAAAGAGAGATGGCATTCTATCGTCTTCGACGCTGATGTATCCTCGGAAGCCTCTGCGGCTATGATACGTTTAAAAGAACAGGATATTGTTTCTGTTAAGAGAAAACCTGTCAGGGCTCGAGATTCTTACTATGCGATGTGTAAAAGAATGCGCAAAGAGGCACAAACTTCCATGGACTTCAATTTTTTGGTTGAACCAGAAAATGACATTTATGCTGTAAATGGAGACGTGTCTTTGGCTCTAAACTGCGTACCTGAGGGTTCAACTTGGAATCAATTTCCAAATCATGATCCGGCAAACTACGGTCTTCCAGAAAATATTATCGATGCTGATGTTGCAATTAATGGAGTTACTGATCAAGCGTTTTACACTGGAGTTGATGATACACTTGGGGAGAATTTTTTCATTGGCCAAAACCATATGCCCGTGGAGGATCATCAAATTATTGAAGGTAACCAAATTATTGAAGATAACGTGCCTCTGAATGGAGCTGCAGAGGAAATGGGTATTCCGTTAGAAATAGATATTGAAAAATTTATCAGAGATGAGGATGTAGAGGAAATATCTTTGTCTTCTTTTCAACAAATCAACAATGACCCTGCAAATTTATGCTCCGAGTTTGATGAAGATTGTCTATTTGATTCATCTGAGTTAGAGTGTGGAGATTCATTTGACGATTTACAGTTATCTTCACTTCCTGACATTCCGGACATTCCAGATTGGAGAACAGAAGAACATGACGGTATTCCATGTCATGGCTCAAAAGATTCGACTGCTTGTGAGGATGGTTACCTGAAAGAATTGTCCAATGATCTCTTAACCTTCACTGGCGAGGAAGAGTTATATCTGATGGATTATGTCGGAAAAGATGGGATTGGTAAATCTTATTATGATGGTCTGAGTTCACTTTTAGTAAGCTCTCCAATTGATGGTTCTTCAGATCAGATACCTGAAACGGATGGAGCAGAGTTATTATTGACCCTACCTGAAGAAGTCAAAAATCCGTGTGTTTCACATCGCACAAAAGTAGATGACAATGCAGGAACGGTCGAAACAGATTTGTTAGCTGCATTTGATGCACATGTTAATGATCTCTCAGCTTCATGTCGTGCTCGTGCAGAAGTAGATGACAATACAGTGTCAAAACCTAATGGTGTGCAAGTAGTTCACAAATCAGAGTTCGAAATGCCAACTTCTGCCTCAGCTAAATACCCTCAATTTCCTGAACTAGTTAATGGAGTTATTTTCTGTAGAACAAATACCGAGGACCCAGAAGTTCCATCCAATGATGATGTTTTTCTACCCTTTAATGAGCCTCCCCCAACAATTTTCTGCTCATCTGAACCAGCTGTTACAAAATCCAATAAGCCAGTTCCATCATCTGTTAATGATTGTGGATTTAGAGCTAGCAGAAGAGGTAAAGTTTTGATGCAGGTTGAACAAAAAAACTCCATAGGAGCTCATGTGCCTTCCCAGACAACAGGAGCCCGAGGGAATCCAGGGCCTGCTTGTGGTTCTAAAATAAACTGCGAATTATCTAATAACCATTCATCACACACACTGTCTAGGAGTGCAGTTATTGCTTCCCGTGGCTTAGGTGGAAGCAACAGTTTAACAAACAAAACTCATGCTACTCTACATGCAAATCCTAATGAAAAGCTTGTCAATGTTAGCTCCGTAAAGCATCTAAGCAATAATGTGACAAGTTTGTCACATGAGAGACCAGCCCTCGGAAAGGGTTTCATGAATCATGTCCAACCTAATGGTTCTTGCTTGGAACAGGAACAGAATGTAGCTTTGCCAGTTGAAGATAATAAGTTGCAACATGCTGAAATGGGATCTACAGAAGTTCTAAGGTCAGAGCTGGTGGTTATTCCTGAAAAGTTAGATGAGGAAGAGCAATTTATCGAAAGTGATGATGATATTCCTTATTATTCTGATATAGAGGCGATG ATACTTGATATGGACTTGGAACCCGATGTTCAGGATTTATATGAGAATGAAGAAG TATCAAGATATCAACATGAGGAAACTAAGCGGACTATTGTGAGGCTGGAGCAGGGGGTTCACTCATGTACGCAAAGAGCCATGGCTTCACATGGAGCATTGGCTCTATTATATAGCCGCCACTCAAATTACTATATCAAGAAAACCGAG GTTTTACTTGGACGAGCAACAGAAGGTGTTCATGTAGATATCGACTTAGGCAAAGGAGGTGGTACCAATCTAATATCTAGACGCCAG GCAATCATTAAGATGGATAAAGATGGATCATTCTACATTAAAAATATTGGCAAGAGTTCAATGCTGGTAAATAACAGAGAGTTGCACACTGATCAATCTCAAAGACTGCTTTCCCATCATTTGGTAGAG TTGAAGGGCATGCAATTGATATTCGAGATAAATCAAAGTTGTATGAAGCAGTAG